The following proteins are encoded in a genomic region of Amycolatopsis sulphurea:
- a CDS encoding helix-turn-helix domain-containing protein — MNPDPPLDILRTLVDLGTELQAEEIDLPRVLDLATRNAARLLGTDIGWLSLFNEATSRMRVAVSYGVTGADFATMEIAHDEGLGGAALERRGPVVISDYASWASPGPVRDAMLAEGVASVVCAPMLRGGSVVGVLYAANRTPTDFTPADVSIVTALAAQASVAIGNGRLYSSLLDKTRTLEATFEIHRALGEAAMSDIGVDRVVRALGELTGRRLLLEQRVVPPFEILSGPADDGDGETAVTAVVPVRRNEADVGRITVFGHAPLSELEQNALSHGATVLALELMKHEAAQDVEWRLRGELLEQLLETGDARSGELVARAKRFGIDLGGSCVIVVIEASGLEPPALRALVQRVITSHDAGVDRHTTLSGQRGDRGVVALIGDGHDLDRFVRLLVRAAGGTVVWIGTSAGRSTVAEGFREAAACSRLARQASHDQARVIHGSALGPLRFMLDIRDLTNARSFVEDVLGAVAAHEDAGGAQLLTTLRAYIEEDGHHQRIARRCHVHVSTVKYRLARIADLLGRPLQPWETRFEITLAFRLADLLRSLPDERSAGLPQD, encoded by the coding sequence ATGAACCCCGACCCGCCGCTGGACATCCTGCGCACGCTGGTCGATCTCGGGACCGAATTGCAGGCCGAGGAGATCGACCTCCCGCGCGTGCTGGACCTGGCGACGCGCAACGCCGCACGGCTGCTGGGCACCGACATCGGGTGGCTTTCGCTGTTCAACGAAGCCACTTCCCGGATGCGCGTGGCCGTCAGCTACGGCGTCACCGGTGCCGACTTCGCCACCATGGAGATCGCGCACGACGAGGGCTTGGGCGGTGCCGCTCTCGAACGTCGCGGCCCCGTCGTCATTTCCGACTACGCCTCATGGGCGTCGCCGGGACCGGTGCGCGACGCGATGCTTGCCGAAGGAGTCGCCTCGGTCGTCTGCGCGCCGATGCTGCGCGGCGGCAGCGTTGTCGGTGTGCTCTATGCCGCGAACCGCACACCGACGGACTTCACGCCCGCCGATGTCTCCATCGTCACGGCGCTGGCGGCTCAGGCGTCGGTCGCCATCGGCAATGGCCGCCTCTACAGCAGCCTCCTCGACAAGACCCGCACGCTCGAGGCCACCTTCGAGATTCACCGCGCGCTGGGCGAGGCGGCGATGTCCGACATCGGCGTCGACCGGGTCGTGCGCGCGCTCGGCGAGCTCACCGGAAGGCGGCTGCTTCTCGAACAACGAGTCGTCCCGCCGTTCGAGATCCTCAGCGGGCCGGCCGATGACGGCGATGGCGAGACGGCAGTCACCGCAGTGGTTCCGGTCCGCAGGAACGAGGCAGACGTCGGCCGGATCACGGTGTTCGGTCACGCCCCGCTCAGCGAGCTCGAACAGAACGCGTTATCCCATGGGGCCACGGTGCTCGCCCTGGAGCTGATGAAGCACGAGGCCGCCCAGGACGTCGAATGGCGCCTGCGAGGGGAGCTGCTCGAACAGCTTCTCGAAACCGGCGACGCGCGCTCCGGCGAACTGGTGGCCCGGGCCAAGCGATTCGGGATCGATCTCGGCGGTTCGTGCGTGATCGTGGTCATCGAAGCGTCCGGACTCGAACCACCGGCGCTGCGCGCGCTCGTCCAGCGCGTGATCACCTCGCACGATGCCGGCGTCGACCGGCACACCACGCTGAGTGGGCAGCGCGGTGATCGCGGCGTTGTCGCGCTGATCGGCGACGGGCATGACCTCGACCGGTTCGTCCGCCTCCTCGTGCGGGCCGCGGGCGGCACTGTCGTCTGGATCGGGACCAGTGCGGGCCGGTCCACCGTCGCCGAGGGCTTTCGCGAGGCCGCGGCCTGCTCGCGGCTGGCGAGGCAGGCCAGTCATGATCAGGCGCGCGTGATCCACGGGTCGGCGTTGGGGCCGCTGCGATTCATGCTGGATATCCGGGACCTCACGAATGCGCGCTCGTTCGTCGAGGACGTGCTCGGCGCGGTCGCGGCGCACGAAGACGCCGGGGGCGCGCAACTGCTCACCACGTTGCGTGCCTACATCGAGGAGGACGGCCACCATCAGCGCATCGCGCGCCGGTGCCACGTCCATGTCAGCACGGTGAAGTATCGCCTCGCCCGGATCGCCGACCTGCTCGGAAGGCCGCTTCAGCCCTGGGAAACGCGGTTCGAGATCACCCTCGCGTTCCGGCTGGCGGATCTTCTGCGAAGCCTTCCCGACGAACGGTCCGCCGGCCTTCCCCAGGATTGA
- a CDS encoding SDR family oxidoreductase, with amino-acid sequence MTFDSTIVVTGAAGGIGSAVCRLLAARGARVAALDMADRDGRALAEPVAEAIRAEGGQAVAAAADLRRPADLAAATAAVADRLGPIGGVFANAGLLRPGTNEDLASEDWQKSLDVNVTGTWNTVRAALPHFRPEGGAIVLTSSIAGATGMSGYAGYVVSKHAVVGMMRSLAHELGPRSIRVNTVHPTSVNTPMVNNPDHAERRTGKRGPEGIAALREFYRNRHLLPVAWLEPEDVAHAVAWLLSAEARYITGVALPVDAGLLAK; translated from the coding sequence ATGACCTTCGACAGCACGATCGTGGTCACCGGTGCCGCAGGTGGGATCGGCAGCGCGGTCTGCCGCCTCCTTGCCGCGCGTGGCGCCAGGGTCGCGGCCCTCGACATGGCCGACCGCGACGGGCGTGCCCTTGCGGAGCCCGTCGCCGAGGCGATCCGGGCCGAGGGCGGTCAGGCGGTGGCCGCCGCGGCGGATCTGCGGCGGCCTGCCGACCTGGCCGCGGCGACGGCAGCCGTGGCCGACCGGCTCGGCCCGATCGGCGGGGTCTTCGCCAACGCGGGATTGCTACGACCGGGAACCAACGAGGACCTCGCGTCCGAGGACTGGCAGAAGTCCCTCGATGTCAACGTGACGGGGACGTGGAACACCGTGCGCGCCGCCCTGCCGCATTTCCGTCCCGAGGGGGGCGCGATCGTGCTCACCAGTTCCATCGCGGGCGCGACGGGGATGAGCGGCTACGCGGGTTACGTGGTGAGCAAGCACGCGGTCGTCGGGATGATGCGGTCCCTTGCCCACGAACTGGGGCCGCGGTCGATCCGGGTCAACACGGTCCACCCGACGTCGGTGAACACTCCCATGGTCAACAACCCCGACCACGCGGAGCGCCGGACGGGTAAGCGGGGTCCGGAGGGAATCGCCGCGCTGCGGGAATTCTACCGGAACCGCCACCTGCTCCCCGTCGCGTGGCTCGAACCCGAGGACGTCGCCCACGCGGTGGCCTGGCTCTTGTCCGCGGAGGCGCGCTACATCACCGGAGTGGCGCTGCCTGTCGACGCCGGGCTCCTCGCCAAATGA
- a CDS encoding fumarylacetoacetate hydrolase family protein codes for MKLARVKFEGRATPALVEDDRIRLLETESIASALSLVASGQDLPLGARIPAGSAELLAPIDNDAKFFCIGLNYYTHMAEAKLPKPRHPIVFSKYPSALIGPADDVLLPNTSKMVDWEAELGVVVGRRLREADEEQAARAIGGFTVVNDVSARDYQVHESQWIPGKNIEASTPVGPWIVTVDELDPNPDLALSTRVDGEVRQDGRTTDQIFTPAQILAYISEWITLEPGDIVATGTCAGVGHCMTPPVYLGADQVLETTIERVGTLTNRCVGGRVVAVAPALT; via the coding sequence ATGAAGCTCGCCCGGGTGAAGTTCGAGGGCCGCGCCACGCCGGCGCTTGTCGAGGACGACCGGATCCGCTTGCTCGAGACCGAAAGTATCGCCTCTGCTTTGTCGCTCGTCGCGTCGGGACAGGATCTGCCCCTCGGCGCACGGATCCCGGCCGGGTCCGCGGAGTTGCTGGCGCCGATCGACAACGACGCCAAGTTCTTCTGCATCGGACTCAACTACTACACCCACATGGCGGAGGCGAAGCTGCCGAAGCCCCGGCATCCGATCGTGTTCTCGAAGTACCCGTCCGCATTGATCGGTCCTGCCGACGACGTCCTGCTCCCGAACACCTCGAAAATGGTCGACTGGGAGGCCGAGCTGGGCGTGGTCGTAGGACGCCGCCTGCGGGAGGCCGACGAGGAGCAGGCCGCCCGGGCCATCGGCGGGTTCACCGTGGTCAACGACGTCTCCGCCCGCGACTACCAAGTCCACGAATCGCAATGGATCCCGGGCAAGAACATCGAGGCCTCCACGCCGGTCGGGCCCTGGATCGTCACCGTCGACGAACTCGACCCGAACCCGGACCTCGCGTTGTCGACCCGAGTCGACGGCGAGGTTCGCCAGGACGGCCGCACGACGGATCAGATCTTCACACCGGCGCAGATCCTCGCCTACATCAGCGAATGGATCACCCTCGAACCGGGCGACATCGTCGCCACCGGCACCTGCGCGGGGGTCGGGCACTGCATGACTCCGCCCGTATACCTCGGCGCCGACCAGGTCCTCGAGACGACGATCGAACGGGTCGGCACGCTGACGAACCGGTGCGTCGGCGGGCGGGTTGTCGCCGTCGCGCCCGCATTGACGTGA
- a CDS encoding enoyl-CoA hydratase-related protein produces the protein MYDDYEFLKVEPGDDRILRITMNRPDKLNASGEQGHGEQGRIWKDFDADPDMNVAIITGAGRAFCAGGDMAAGNGPLEVDTRDGRAIVRNMLACRKPIISAINGVAVGGGLAVALCADITLASERAVLIDGHIKIGMAAGDHAALIWPMSIGMAKAKYNLLLCEHITGQEAADMGLVARCVPHDDLMPIAEGIAAKLARGPQFALQATKAAVNGWYHHNIAIFEHSLYAEAFSRTMPDAQAGVAAVLKHIEPEFPGVANADMY, from the coding sequence ATGTATGACGACTACGAATTCCTCAAAGTTGAGCCGGGTGACGATCGGATCCTGCGCATCACCATGAACCGGCCGGACAAGCTCAATGCGTCCGGCGAACAGGGACACGGTGAGCAAGGCCGGATCTGGAAGGACTTCGACGCCGATCCCGACATGAACGTCGCGATCATCACGGGCGCGGGCCGGGCGTTCTGCGCCGGTGGAGACATGGCGGCGGGAAACGGGCCGCTCGAGGTGGACACGCGAGACGGCCGCGCCATCGTCCGGAACATGCTCGCCTGTCGCAAGCCGATCATCTCCGCGATCAACGGCGTCGCGGTCGGCGGCGGACTGGCGGTCGCGCTGTGCGCGGACATCACCCTTGCCAGCGAGCGCGCCGTGCTGATCGATGGCCACATCAAGATAGGTATGGCGGCGGGCGACCACGCCGCACTCATCTGGCCGATGTCGATCGGCATGGCCAAGGCCAAGTACAACCTTCTGCTCTGTGAGCACATCACCGGCCAGGAGGCCGCCGACATGGGACTGGTCGCGCGGTGCGTGCCCCACGACGACCTGATGCCGATCGCAGAAGGCATCGCCGCAAAACTGGCCCGCGGCCCGCAGTTCGCGCTTCAGGCGACCAAGGCCGCCGTCAACGGCTGGTACCACCACAACATCGCGATCTTCGAGCATTCGCTGTATGCCGAGGCGTTCAGCCGGACGATGCCGGACGCTCAGGCCGGCGTCGCCGCCGTGCTGAAGCACATCGAGCCCGAATTTCCCGGCGTGGCGAACGCCGACATGTACTAG
- a CDS encoding FCD domain-containing protein has translation MAKQGKSGTRADELYERLRADIFMARLKPGQRLKFPELCAEYGTSVGPAREALTKLTGERLVTLQAHQGYAVASLSAEELTDLTAARVELESLTFRQAMLFGDDHWEAEVVATHHLLARREPRTAGEVRDDGWYLAHEAFHAALLAGCGNRRLVEMAQGLRAEAELYRRWATPLNAVNGRNPAAEHQALADAAVGRDVERGAELLRDHIAFTTQMLLAKEYGQSAPAVPCCD, from the coding sequence ATGGCCAAGCAGGGTAAGTCCGGCACTCGGGCGGACGAGCTGTACGAGCGGCTTCGGGCGGACATCTTCATGGCGCGCTTGAAGCCTGGGCAGCGGCTGAAGTTTCCCGAGCTGTGCGCGGAGTACGGCACGAGCGTGGGTCCGGCCCGCGAGGCGCTCACGAAGCTCACGGGCGAGAGGCTGGTGACGCTCCAGGCACACCAGGGCTACGCCGTGGCGTCCCTGTCCGCGGAGGAGCTGACCGACCTGACAGCGGCCCGGGTCGAACTCGAGAGTCTCACGTTCCGGCAGGCGATGCTGTTCGGCGACGACCACTGGGAGGCCGAGGTGGTGGCGACCCACCATCTGCTGGCTCGTCGCGAACCTCGAACCGCCGGGGAGGTCCGCGACGACGGCTGGTACCTCGCGCACGAGGCGTTCCATGCCGCGTTGCTCGCCGGGTGCGGCAACCGGCGTCTCGTCGAAATGGCGCAGGGTTTGCGCGCGGAGGCCGAGCTGTACCGGCGCTGGGCGACGCCCTTGAACGCAGTGAACGGCCGCAACCCGGCCGCCGAGCACCAGGCCCTCGCCGACGCAGCCGTCGGAAGAGACGTGGAGCGCGGCGCCGAACTGCTGCGCGACCACATCGCATTCACCACGCAAATGTTGCTGGCAAAGGAATATGGTCAATCGGCTCCGGCAGTGCCCTGCTGCGACTGA
- a CDS encoding fumarylacetoacetate hydrolase family protein yields MRFVTYESPGGGDRAGVVDEGRVCGFEPGLTLLDLLERGDAVRDAERVVASASEVVPLREATLRAPLEPRSVRDCAGFLQHLRNLSATADMPVDDRHLQFPPFYFSNPAAVIGPYDDVPIAPDSTMFDYELEIAAVIGKAGANIPLAQAEEHIAGYLILCDWSARDLQLNEMPLRLGPGKGKDTANTLGPMLVTPDELEPFRAGHAFDLEMTGYVNGELVTRGRWSTIDWGFADMITYVSRGTNLRAGDVIGSGTVETGCLFEHYSIDPRNFRGWLQPGDEVRLVVEQLGELRQRVVEGVKAERLSSGY; encoded by the coding sequence ATGCGGTTCGTGACCTACGAGTCGCCCGGCGGAGGTGACCGTGCCGGTGTGGTCGATGAGGGGCGAGTGTGTGGGTTCGAGCCGGGGTTGACGCTCCTCGACCTGCTGGAACGGGGTGACGCGGTGCGCGATGCCGAACGCGTCGTCGCGTCGGCGAGCGAGGTGGTTCCCTTGCGGGAAGCCACCTTGCGGGCACCACTCGAACCACGCTCGGTACGGGACTGTGCCGGTTTCCTCCAGCATCTGCGCAATCTGTCCGCGACTGCGGATATGCCGGTCGACGATCGGCACCTGCAGTTCCCGCCCTTCTACTTCTCGAATCCGGCCGCGGTGATCGGCCCCTATGATGACGTGCCGATCGCGCCAGACAGCACGATGTTCGACTATGAGCTCGAAATCGCGGCGGTGATCGGAAAAGCGGGTGCCAACATCCCGCTCGCACAGGCCGAGGAGCACATCGCCGGTTACCTGATCCTCTGCGACTGGAGTGCGCGGGACCTGCAGTTGAACGAGATGCCGCTCCGCCTCGGCCCAGGGAAGGGAAAGGACACCGCCAACACGCTGGGGCCGATGCTCGTCACCCCCGACGAACTCGAACCGTTCCGCGCCGGCCATGCTTTCGACCTCGAAATGACCGGTTATGTCAACGGCGAACTCGTCACCCGCGGGCGCTGGAGTACGATCGACTGGGGATTCGCCGACATGATCACCTATGTCTCCCGCGGTACGAACCTGCGTGCCGGCGACGTCATCGGGTCCGGCACCGTCGAGACCGGCTGCCTTTTCGAGCACTATTCGATCGACCCCCGGAATTTCCGTGGCTGGCTCCAGCCCGGGGACGAAGTGCGGCTGGTCGTGGAACAGCTCGGCGAACTCCGCCAGCGGGTCGTCGAAGGCGTCAAAGCCGAACGGTTGAGCAGCGGCTACTAG
- a CDS encoding creatininase family protein — MKLWDHTWMQVEKYLEHDDRVVVPLGSTEQHAYLSVGTDAILCEKGAVEAARSEGVPVLPVLPFGLTPLFSAFPGTVGLRMATYVALLTDVLDALYGQGFRRIVLLSGHGGNAPAAQFGQEWGAAHADAEVMFHGWFTDPRVWSVATGLAEAGHASWVENFADVRIDGVGIPAGAKPLVPPAALQTASPEHARELLGDGSGGGAYQLEQHYADKVWATAVALLREQLRFGWNARK, encoded by the coding sequence GTGAAGCTGTGGGATCACACGTGGATGCAGGTCGAGAAATACCTTGAGCACGACGACCGGGTCGTGGTGCCGCTCGGTTCCACCGAGCAGCATGCCTACCTTTCCGTCGGCACCGACGCGATACTCTGCGAGAAGGGCGCCGTCGAGGCGGCGCGATCCGAGGGAGTGCCGGTACTTCCCGTTCTCCCGTTCGGTCTGACACCGCTCTTCAGCGCGTTCCCGGGGACGGTCGGCCTGCGGATGGCGACCTACGTCGCGCTGCTCACCGATGTCCTCGATGCCCTTTATGGGCAAGGTTTCCGGCGGATCGTGCTGCTGAGCGGGCATGGCGGGAACGCGCCGGCGGCCCAGTTCGGGCAGGAATGGGGAGCGGCCCACGCCGATGCAGAGGTGATGTTCCACGGCTGGTTCACCGACCCCAGGGTATGGTCGGTGGCGACGGGTCTTGCCGAGGCGGGACACGCCTCCTGGGTCGAGAATTTCGCCGACGTCCGCATCGATGGGGTCGGGATACCCGCCGGCGCCAAGCCTCTCGTGCCACCTGCCGCATTGCAGACGGCTTCTCCGGAACACGCGCGGGAATTGCTGGGCGATGGCTCCGGTGGAGGTGCCTATCAGCTCGAACAGCACTACGCCGACAAGGTATGGGCTACGGCTGTGGCCCTGCTTCGGGAACAGCTCCGCTTCGGATGGAATGCGAGAAAATGA
- a CDS encoding putative quinol monooxygenase, translating to MSIIELATMRAKTGRADDMGRALPVALSVIAEAEGCLATAALRCIERPDEFVLRIQWVSVAAHEAFRETVAFAKYRAAFADHLGEVVGFAHYQVI from the coding sequence ATGAGCATCATCGAACTTGCGACGATGAGGGCCAAGACGGGCCGGGCCGACGACATGGGCAGAGCGCTTCCGGTAGCTCTGTCGGTTATCGCGGAGGCGGAGGGATGTCTCGCAACGGCAGCTTTACGCTGTATTGAGCGTCCGGATGAGTTCGTATTGCGGATCCAGTGGGTCTCGGTGGCGGCGCACGAGGCTTTCCGGGAGACGGTGGCATTCGCGAAGTATCGGGCGGCCTTCGCCGATCATCTCGGCGAAGTGGTGGGTTTCGCCCATTACCAGGTCATCTGA
- a CDS encoding VOC family protein produces MMNVPVISEIGHVALRVRDLAAAEEFATNVLGLHLTERTADALWFTHGTPHHSLQYIAAEEDALDHAGLLTPNAESLAEARKRVESAGLRIISDGPVSRGVEDGFVFEDEDGFVFEIYSRMTRTEPGSAAGVLRPRRLGHFNFFVPEPRRMERMLTGLFDFRVSDRIEEGVFLRCNVDHHGIGVFPGRGRIHHCAWEYPTMIEVAAIADLIDARGESVLWGPLRHGMGRNIATYVQEPSGLVQEFYCDMERIYDDAGHTPGEWTYDGHKWVTLWGPHLTPEGFAELGLLPGTRDRTESA; encoded by the coding sequence ATGATGAACGTTCCTGTGATCAGCGAGATCGGCCACGTCGCGCTCCGGGTCCGGGACCTGGCCGCGGCGGAAGAGTTCGCCACGAATGTCCTGGGCCTGCACCTGACCGAGCGCACCGCCGACGCGCTGTGGTTCACCCATGGCACACCCCATCACAGCCTCCAGTACATCGCGGCGGAGGAGGACGCCCTGGACCATGCCGGGCTCCTGACTCCGAATGCGGAATCGCTTGCCGAGGCGCGCAAGCGGGTGGAATCGGCCGGCCTGCGGATCATCAGCGACGGCCCGGTGAGTCGCGGCGTCGAAGACGGGTTCGTCTTCGAGGACGAGGACGGGTTCGTCTTCGAGATCTACAGCCGCATGACGCGCACCGAGCCGGGCTCCGCCGCCGGGGTGCTGCGACCGCGGCGGCTCGGGCATTTCAACTTCTTCGTTCCCGAACCTCGGCGGATGGAGCGGATGTTGACCGGCCTGTTCGATTTCCGGGTCTCCGACCGGATCGAAGAAGGTGTTTTTCTCCGCTGCAACGTGGATCACCACGGGATCGGCGTGTTCCCGGGGCGTGGGCGTATTCATCACTGTGCCTGGGAGTATCCGACGATGATCGAGGTCGCGGCGATCGCCGACCTGATCGACGCTCGCGGCGAATCCGTTCTCTGGGGGCCACTGCGCCACGGAATGGGTCGCAACATCGCCACGTACGTGCAGGAGCCGAGTGGGCTCGTCCAGGAGTTCTACTGTGATATGGAACGGATTTACGACGATGCCGGGCACACTCCGGGGGAGTGGACCTACGACGGGCACAAGTGGGTGACCCTGTGGGGTCCGCATCTCACCCCGGAGGGCTTTGCCGAGTTGGGGCTGCTGCCCGGAACGCGCGATCGCACGGAGAGCGCGTGA
- a CDS encoding SMP-30/gluconolactonase/LRE family protein: MSSALVLEGAELVWAESPRWRDGRLWVSDTQGCRLVVIGADGTRVHPLDTPVNGTGFLPSGELVAARMHVPRLDRFDGHDWSVHADLAKLVDGRLGDLIALPGGTVYVDEVLTPDEPGRLLKVGPDGSASVAAGELVFPNGLAVIDEGRTLIVAETFAGRLTAFTIGPDGNLGDRRRWFDLKEKLGARYLPDGIWACRDGSVWVAATNGHAFLRIRDGDVVDRIDVDGFAIACCLNEDETDLYATTATSLDPGIPVMEAVREQRTQARVTRFSQGRNQH; this comes from the coding sequence ATGTCGAGCGCACTGGTCCTGGAAGGCGCCGAGCTCGTCTGGGCCGAGTCGCCGCGGTGGCGAGATGGACGGCTGTGGGTGTCGGACACCCAGGGCTGCCGGCTCGTCGTCATCGGCGCGGACGGCACGCGGGTTCATCCACTCGACACACCGGTCAACGGCACGGGTTTCCTGCCCTCCGGCGAGCTCGTCGCCGCGCGTATGCACGTGCCGCGGCTGGACCGCTTCGACGGGCATGACTGGTCGGTGCACGCCGATCTGGCGAAGCTGGTCGACGGCCGGCTCGGTGATCTGATCGCGTTGCCCGGCGGGACGGTCTATGTCGACGAAGTTCTGACGCCGGACGAACCCGGTCGTCTCCTGAAGGTCGGGCCCGATGGCAGCGCCTCCGTCGCGGCCGGGGAACTCGTGTTCCCCAACGGCCTCGCCGTGATCGACGAGGGCCGCACGCTGATCGTGGCCGAGACCTTCGCCGGCCGGCTCACCGCCTTCACGATCGGCCCGGACGGGAACCTCGGCGACCGGCGAAGGTGGTTCGATCTCAAGGAAAAGCTGGGTGCCCGCTACCTCCCGGACGGCATCTGGGCCTGCCGGGACGGATCCGTCTGGGTCGCGGCGACCAACGGTCACGCGTTCCTGCGCATCCGGGACGGCGACGTCGTCGACCGGATCGACGTCGACGGGTTCGCGATCGCGTGTTGTCTCAACGAGGACGAGACCGATCTCTACGCCACCACGGCGACGAGTCTCGATCCGGGAATCCCGGTGATGGAGGCCGTGCGCGAACAGCGCACGCAGGCGCGCGTCACCCGGTTCAGCCAGGGCCGGAATCAGCACTGA
- a CDS encoding sugar ABC transporter substrate-binding protein has product MDLRKRQTRRCLRARQFFAASAAIAVTTVLLAGCDSSTGSSAAAPGGGSGNADVAAAKAAVAKYTGKPSPFPVTVPLKHAVPADAKFVYLQASDPIGALLGSLLEPAVRAAGGQFVAIPAGQTASSVQAAASSAIAMKPAVVLLPAFIPSQFGGKLQTLREGGAKIIGAGMIGAKQYGIDFCDGCEEMNALDGRVMADWVVATKGASANAVFYTVPQLSFTPTMWTAFKDEMAKLCPGCPVRNVPIDVSTFGTTAPRTIVNDLQAHAGSTVAVFSTMDMAQGLPGAMSAAGLDVSTIGGAPTPENLQDIKAGKLTAGVAIDLPTYAWTMVDAGARLMQGQEPEAGEIYSPIQILERGDITFDPSRGFSGYPDYVQRFTALWHP; this is encoded by the coding sequence ATGGACCTGAGGAAGCGCCAGACACGAAGATGCCTCCGAGCGCGGCAGTTCTTCGCCGCCTCCGCCGCAATCGCGGTCACGACTGTTCTGCTGGCCGGCTGTGACTCGTCGACAGGCTCGTCGGCCGCGGCCCCCGGCGGGGGCTCGGGTAATGCCGATGTGGCGGCAGCCAAGGCCGCCGTCGCCAAATACACCGGCAAGCCGAGCCCGTTCCCCGTGACGGTGCCTCTCAAACACGCTGTGCCTGCCGACGCGAAGTTCGTCTATCTCCAGGCGTCGGACCCCATCGGTGCCCTGCTCGGCTCTCTCCTGGAGCCGGCCGTGCGGGCCGCCGGTGGCCAGTTCGTCGCCATTCCGGCGGGCCAGACGGCATCGTCGGTGCAGGCAGCCGCCTCCAGCGCCATCGCGATGAAGCCCGCGGTCGTCCTGCTGCCTGCGTTCATCCCTTCGCAGTTCGGGGGCAAGCTCCAGACACTCCGCGAGGGAGGAGCCAAGATCATCGGTGCGGGCATGATCGGCGCGAAGCAGTACGGCATTGACTTCTGCGACGGCTGCGAGGAGATGAACGCCCTGGACGGGCGGGTGATGGCCGACTGGGTGGTCGCCACCAAGGGCGCGAGTGCGAACGCCGTGTTCTACACCGTGCCCCAGCTGTCCTTCACCCCGACGATGTGGACGGCCTTCAAGGACGAGATGGCCAAGTTGTGCCCGGGCTGCCCGGTGCGCAACGTCCCGATCGACGTATCGACGTTCGGCACGACCGCTCCGCGAACGATCGTGAACGACCTGCAGGCGCACGCCGGTAGCACCGTCGCGGTCTTTTCGACGATGGACATGGCCCAGGGTCTCCCCGGGGCCATGAGTGCCGCGGGTCTCGACGTGTCGACCATCGGTGGGGCTCCGACACCGGAGAATCTCCAGGACATCAAGGCCGGGAAGCTGACCGCGGGCGTGGCGATCGACCTCCCCACTTATGCCTGGACGATGGTCGATGCCGGGGCGCGTCTGATGCAGGGCCAAGAGCCTGAAGCAGGCGAAATCTACTCGCCCATTCAGATCCTGGAGCGCGGCGACATCACGTTCGATCCGAGTCGCGGCTTCTCCGGCTACCCGGACTACGTCCAACGCTTTACCGCGCTCTGGCATCCCTAG